One genomic segment of Ignavibacteriota bacterium includes these proteins:
- a CDS encoding GHKL domain-containing protein, with product MKSQKYIVIIWFIISQLYSQQIKDKFTHFTEQDGLSSNVVRCIMQDHLGYIWIGTSNGVTRYDGYEFKNFTVVPTDTNFLQEPLTTSLYEDSKGNIWIGSVGGVTKYDRTQNSFRLFSFSNFSQKYQRLFAIFDMVETTDGNILCGTIDFHYLSLKNSLFLIDTKSNSVKEIQPVNDDSTKAIAQISVLGNDKYLISGEKGIAEYDYGKNYVKWYPFKEQTVVISFLQDDNDNLWLGTYYNGLIYYNVKDSTYKDFSVFNKYLNENKSFDINKITYDQKKNLYLATNYGLMYFNIKTKELSVSEVNPQNNSALHSPNINDVILDNSGSIWIANGDAGISKYDIVKNNFQAHTGKVDDNNSISPGWVSTIFEYKENEIWLKSDRATIVKFNPNEGTFKREVLPKNFEIFNIIKTSKGKILLGGSNGFYEVDPIKWKFEKLRLPIDMGNNLVLTALEVNNNTIWFGTATGLNIYNELNETTTNINFEVLGIGDATSNSVTVLTKGKDGNIWIGTNNGLFKYDVNTKLYSRIGFSKDASNSLTTQDVNSLYIDKDNTVWIGTWLGGLNKYNQKTGYIESFTQKDGLPSHSVQGILADEKNGYLWLSTFDGISRFDLKKKKFSNFGIVDGIHSNQFADGSALKTSNGLFIFGGSNGITVFNPNEIQNNLIPPKISITDLKLFGKSIKPGKNSLLRKPIYEIQNLTLNYDENDIEFDYFAAHFVDPKKNQFAYKLENYEDDWRYVGNQRSAIYPNLPHGEYVFHLKASNNNEVWNEEGVTLNLKILPPWWQTWWAYTFYFLGFIGILGGIRRFELDRRKEIENKKLLQLENDRKTKDLEQAKEIEKAYTELKTTQTQLIHSEKMASLGELTAGIAHEIKNPLNFVNNFSEVSNDLIAEMLEEFEKENTTEVKAIAETLKQNIEKINHHGKRADSIVKSMLLHSRGTSGEKTLTNINVLLEQDVNLAYHGMRALNKEFNITIEKDYDELLQKINVVPQDISRVFLNIVNNACYAANQKKLKVGKDFSPILKVSTKNVSNKVVIIIRDNGDGIPLKFQDKLFNPFFTTKPTGEGTGLGLSLSYDIIVKEHSGEISFVSEENNYTEFIITLPNK from the coding sequence TTGAAATCCCAAAAATATATTGTAATAATTTGGTTTATAATATCTCAACTATATAGCCAACAAATAAAAGATAAGTTTACTCATTTTACAGAACAGGACGGACTTTCTTCTAATGTTGTAAGATGTATAATGCAAGATCATCTTGGCTACATCTGGATTGGAACCTCTAATGGAGTTACGAGATATGACGGTTATGAATTTAAGAATTTTACAGTTGTACCAACGGATACAAATTTTTTACAGGAACCGTTAACTACTTCATTATATGAAGATTCAAAAGGAAATATATGGATCGGTTCTGTAGGAGGAGTTACAAAATATGATCGGACCCAAAATTCATTTAGACTATTTAGCTTTTCTAATTTTTCACAAAAATATCAAAGACTGTTTGCAATTTTTGATATGGTGGAAACTACGGACGGGAATATTTTATGCGGTACAATTGATTTTCATTATTTAAGTCTAAAGAATAGTTTATTCTTGATTGATACAAAATCCAATTCAGTAAAGGAAATTCAACCGGTTAATGATGATTCAACAAAAGCTATTGCTCAAATCTCAGTACTTGGGAACGATAAGTATTTGATTTCAGGTGAAAAAGGAATTGCAGAATATGACTATGGCAAAAATTATGTTAAATGGTATCCATTTAAAGAGCAAACCGTTGTAATATCTTTTTTACAAGATGATAATGATAATTTATGGTTGGGCACTTATTATAATGGACTTATTTATTATAATGTTAAAGACAGTACTTATAAAGATTTTTCAGTATTTAATAAATATTTGAATGAAAATAAATCCTTCGATATTAATAAAATAACCTATGATCAGAAAAAAAATCTCTATTTAGCAACTAATTATGGATTGATGTATTTTAATATTAAAACAAAAGAATTATCGGTTTCTGAAGTAAATCCGCAAAACAACTCAGCGTTACATTCACCCAATATTAATGATGTCATATTAGATAATTCAGGATCAATTTGGATAGCAAATGGTGATGCCGGAATTAGCAAATACGATATTGTAAAAAATAATTTCCAAGCACACACCGGAAAAGTTGACGATAATAATAGTATATCACCAGGATGGGTTAGTACAATATTCGAATATAAAGAAAATGAAATATGGCTTAAAAGTGATAGAGCAACCATAGTAAAATTTAATCCTAATGAAGGAACATTTAAGAGAGAGGTACTTCCAAAAAATTTTGAAATATTCAATATCATAAAAACATCGAAAGGTAAAATTCTTTTGGGAGGAAGTAATGGATTCTATGAAGTTGATCCGATTAAGTGGAAATTTGAAAAATTAAGATTACCCATAGATATGGGTAATAATTTGGTATTAACTGCTTTAGAGGTAAATAACAATACAATTTGGTTCGGAACAGCTACTGGACTTAATATATACAATGAATTAAATGAAACAACTACTAATATAAATTTTGAGGTTTTAGGAATTGGTGATGCTACAAGTAATTCAGTTACAGTTTTGACTAAAGGTAAAGATGGCAACATTTGGATTGGAACAAATAACGGTTTATTTAAATATGATGTTAATACAAAATTGTATTCAAGAATTGGGTTTTCAAAAGATGCTTCAAACTCTTTAACAACTCAAGATGTAAATTCGTTATATATCGATAAAGATAATACCGTATGGATTGGAACATGGTTAGGAGGTTTAAATAAATACAATCAAAAAACCGGATATATAGAATCATTTACTCAAAAAGATGGATTACCATCACATTCTGTGCAGGGAATCTTGGCTGATGAAAAAAATGGTTATTTATGGTTAAGTACTTTTGATGGAATTTCGAGATTTGATTTGAAGAAAAAAAAATTCAGCAATTTTGGTATTGTTGATGGAATTCATTCAAACCAATTTGCAGATGGTTCTGCATTAAAGACATCAAATGGTTTATTTATTTTTGGAGGATCAAATGGGATTACGGTTTTTAATCCTAATGAAATACAGAATAACCTTATTCCTCCCAAAATTTCAATTACTGATTTAAAATTATTTGGTAAATCGATTAAACCAGGCAAAAACTCTTTACTTAGAAAACCAATTTATGAAATACAGAATTTGACGTTAAACTATGACGAAAATGATATTGAATTTGATTATTTCGCCGCACATTTTGTTGATCCTAAGAAAAATCAATTTGCATATAAATTAGAAAATTATGAAGATGACTGGAGATATGTTGGTAATCAAAGAAGTGCAATTTATCCAAATCTTCCGCATGGCGAGTATGTTTTTCATCTAAAAGCTTCTAACAATAATGAAGTTTGGAATGAAGAAGGAGTTACACTAAATCTTAAAATTCTACCACCTTGGTGGCAGACTTGGTGGGCATATACTTTTTATTTTTTAGGATTCATAGGAATACTTGGGGGAATTAGAAGGTTTGAGCTTGATAGAAGAAAAGAAATAGAAAATAAAAAGTTACTTCAGCTTGAAAATGATAGAAAGACAAAAGATCTTGAACAGGCAAAAGAAATTGAAAAAGCATATACAGAACTTAAAACTACACAGACACAACTTATACATTCCGAAAAAATGGCATCGCTCGGAGAACTTACTGCCGGCATAGCACACGAAATAAAAAATCCTTTAAACTTTGTAAATAACTTTTCGGAAGTGAGCAATGATCTAATTGCAGAAATGCTTGAAGAATTTGAAAAGGAGAATACAACTGAAGTAAAAGCAATAGCTGAAACTCTAAAACAAAATATTGAGAAAATTAATCATCATGGAAAACGTGCAGACTCAATTGTTAAGAGTATGCTTTTGCATTCTAGAGGAACTTCAGGAGAAAAAACTTTAACGAATATAAATGTTCTTCTTGAACAGGATGTTAATCTTGCTTATCATGGTATGCGAGCACTGAATAAAGAATTTAACATTACGATTGAAAAAGATTATGATGAATTACTTCAGAAAATAAATGTTGTGCCACAAGATATAAGTCGAGTATTCTTAAATATTGTTAACAATGCATGTTATGCAGCAAATCAGAAAAAATTAAAAGTTGGTAAAGATTTTTCACCAATTCTAAAAGTTTCAACAAAAAATGTAAGTAACAAAGTTGTGATAATAATAAGAGATAATGGCGATGGAATTCCACTCAAGTTTCAAGACAAATTATTTAATCCATTTTTTACAACTAAGCCAACTGGAGAAGGTACGGGGCTTGGACTTTCACTTAGTTACGATATAATAGTTAAAGAACATTCCGGTGAAATTAGTTTTGTATCCGAAGAAAATAATTACACGGAGTTTATAATAACTTTACCTAATAAATAA
- a CDS encoding peptidase translates to MRSNIYNIAKIFILFFSIDFFAQEDEIKSELHKRLLEIPEIKFTQLQSDNQFAESFEIFITQPIDHLNPNNGPKYSQRIYLHHTDFTKPMVIETDGYAINSARTTELAKILKCNELIVEHRYFGESKPDSMIWEYLNTAQAAADHNRIVEIFKNIYKGKWINTGISKGGQTSIFFKYYYPNAVNVWVPYVAPLNLEQEDNRIHNFLENVGTEECRNKIEDFQKSLLEKRDDILPMLENHMREMKYTFPLGLEKTFEYSVMEYSFAFWQWGNLSCDDIPISDSSPEELFKHLYTASPFDYFDGKSMSYFQPFFYQAYTEIGYYNYETSDFSNLLESVNEEYASNIYFAPQNVDLSFDKKLMQNINDYIFNHGNNMLYIYGENDPWYATGVNIGPNTNAVKMIKKGGDHKTRIKSFEGEHKEKIYSTLENWLSLKIERE, encoded by the coding sequence ATGAGAAGTAATATTTACAACATTGCAAAAATATTTATTCTTTTTTTTTCAATAGATTTTTTTGCGCAAGAAGATGAAATTAAATCTGAACTACACAAAAGACTTTTGGAAATTCCGGAAATTAAATTTACTCAACTACAATCGGATAATCAGTTTGCGGAATCTTTTGAGATTTTTATTACTCAACCGATTGATCATCTTAATCCTAATAATGGACCAAAATATTCTCAGCGAATTTATTTACATCATACGGATTTTACCAAACCAATGGTTATTGAAACCGATGGATACGCAATAAATTCAGCACGAACAACTGAATTAGCAAAAATATTAAAATGCAATGAACTAATTGTTGAACACAGATATTTTGGAGAATCGAAACCGGATAGTATGATTTGGGAATATTTAAATACAGCTCAAGCTGCCGCAGATCATAACAGAATTGTTGAAATATTTAAAAATATTTACAAAGGAAAATGGATAAATACCGGAATTAGCAAAGGCGGACAAACTTCAATATTTTTCAAATATTATTATCCAAATGCTGTTAATGTTTGGGTTCCTTATGTTGCACCGCTGAATTTAGAGCAAGAAGATAATAGAATTCATAATTTTCTTGAAAATGTTGGAACTGAAGAATGCAGAAATAAAATTGAAGATTTTCAAAAATCATTGTTAGAAAAACGCGATGATATTTTACCGATGCTTGAAAATCATATGAGGGAAATGAAATATACTTTTCCTTTGGGATTAGAAAAAACTTTTGAATATTCTGTTATGGAATATTCATTTGCATTTTGGCAATGGGGAAATTTATCTTGCGATGATATTCCAATTTCCGATTCATCGCCAGAAGAACTTTTTAAACATCTTTATACTGCTTCTCCGTTTGATTATTTTGACGGAAAATCAATGAGCTATTTTCAACCGTTTTTCTATCAAGCATATACTGAAATTGGGTATTACAATTATGAAACAAGTGATTTTTCCAATCTCTTGGAAAGTGTAAATGAAGAATATGCAAGTAATATTTATTTTGCACCTCAGAATGTTGATTTGTCGTTTGATAAAAAATTAATGCAGAATATTAATGATTACATTTTTAATCATGGAAATAATATGCTTTATATTTATGGAGAAAATGATCCATGGTATGCAACCGGTGTAAATATTGGTCCAAATACAAATGCAGTTAAAATGATAAAAAAAGGCGGCGATCACAAAACAAGAATAAAAAGTTTTGAAGGTGAACATAAAGAGAAAATTTATTCAACTTTAGAAAATTGGCTTAGTCTAAAAATTGAAAGAGAATAA
- a CDS encoding alkaline phosphatase family protein has protein sequence MKLQIIALYIVLTFIAAFAQTEKKPKLVVGIVVDQMRYDYLEKFYNEFGNSGFKRLLNSGTNFTNCKINYVPTVTGAGHASIYTGTVPYFHGIIANDWKDRKTFENVNCVTALSPTYKMYVEGISKELSPEQLLSSTIGDQIKLNNFGKSKVVSLSVKDRGAMLPAGRSADAAYWFDEKTGKFISSFYYLKGLPDWAKNFNNSGKIDSYLEKEWDLYKTSDVYKNLPEDNSVYEEDVFNEGKTSFPHSFKNVDQEKKYEKLAHTPFGNQILIDFAKEILANENLGKGEFTDHLAISFSSPDKIGHDYGVQSYEVMDTYLRLDQQISELLNMLDAQVGKDNYLLFLTADHGGMENTQHLIDMKFDAGVLENTNFFEKLTNHLEKVFGSKNLIKTRFSRNLYLNHDEISKLKLDNVKIENEIKDFMLSSFPEVVEVFTKSELDKMTASRSTNNYLLNGYNKKRSGDILFSLKSYYLEYEKKQGAQHGSRHIYDNHIPLIFYGNKIKYETRNDEVYIEDIAATICDLIGITQPSDCIGIPLLEK, from the coding sequence ATGAAATTACAAATTATTGCTTTATACATAGTTTTAACATTTATCGCTGCTTTTGCTCAAACCGAAAAAAAACCAAAACTCGTTGTGGGAATTGTTGTGGATCAAATGCGGTATGATTATTTAGAAAAATTTTATAATGAATTTGGAAATTCGGGATTTAAAAGATTATTAAATAGCGGAACAAATTTTACAAATTGTAAAATTAATTATGTTCCAACTGTTACGGGAGCGGGACATGCTTCAATCTATACGGGAACGGTTCCTTATTTTCACGGAATAATCGCAAATGATTGGAAAGACAGAAAAACATTTGAAAATGTAAATTGCGTTACGGCTTTAAGTCCCACATACAAAATGTATGTTGAAGGAATAAGCAAAGAACTTTCTCCAGAACAGCTTTTGAGCTCAACAATTGGAGATCAAATAAAGTTAAATAATTTTGGTAAATCAAAAGTTGTAAGTCTCTCGGTTAAAGACCGTGGCGCAATGCTGCCAGCTGGAAGAAGTGCCGATGCGGCTTATTGGTTTGATGAAAAAACCGGAAAATTTATTTCTTCATTTTATTATTTAAAAGGATTACCGGATTGGGCTAAAAATTTTAATAATTCCGGAAAAATAGATTCATACTTAGAAAAAGAATGGGATTTATATAAAACTTCTGATGTTTATAAAAATTTACCAGAAGATAATTCTGTTTATGAAGAAGATGTTTTTAACGAAGGAAAAACTTCTTTTCCGCATTCATTTAAAAATGTTGATCAAGAAAAAAAGTATGAAAAATTAGCACATACTCCTTTTGGAAATCAAATATTAATTGATTTTGCAAAAGAAATTTTAGCAAATGAAAATCTTGGGAAAGGTGAATTTACTGATCATTTGGCAATTAGTTTTTCATCTCCGGATAAAATTGGTCACGATTACGGTGTGCAATCTTATGAAGTTATGGATACTTATTTGAGATTAGATCAACAGATATCCGAATTATTAAATATGCTTGATGCACAAGTTGGAAAAGATAATTATCTGCTTTTCTTAACCGCAGATCACGGCGGAATGGAAAATACTCAGCATTTAATTGATATGAAATTTGATGCGGGAGTTTTAGAAAATACAAACTTTTTTGAAAAACTTACAAATCATTTGGAAAAAGTTTTCGGAAGTAAAAATTTAATTAAAACTAGATTTTCCAGAAATTTATATTTAAATCATGATGAAATTTCTAAACTAAAATTAGATAATGTAAAAATTGAAAATGAAATTAAAGATTTTATGCTGAGTAGTTTCCCTGAAGTTGTTGAAGTTTTTACAAAATCTGAACTTGATAAGATGACAGCTTCAAGATCAACAAATAATTATTTGCTAAATGGATATAACAAAAAAAGATCGGGGGATATTTTATTTTCTCTAAAATCTTATTATTTGGAATATGAAAAAAAACAAGGAGCTCAACACGGCTCAAGACACATTTATGATAATCACATTCCATTAATTTTCTACGGAAATAAAATTAAATATGAAACTAGAAATGATGAAGTATATATTGAAGATATTGCTGCAACTATTTGTGATTTAATTGGAATTACTCAACCAAGTGATTGTATTGGAATTCCTTTATTGGAAAAATAA
- a CDS encoding response regulator encodes MKLLVVDDEQDVQFLFQQKFRKEIKSGNVQISFALNGISALNLIESIENKYEYCMLTDINMPEMTGLELLKKVKMKYPKLKVIMITAYGDEQNYNLAKNLGADDYFTKPLEFNELKTRLTQLEVA; translated from the coding sequence TTGAAATTATTAGTTGTTGATGACGAGCAAGATGTTCAATTTTTATTTCAACAAAAGTTTAGAAAAGAAATAAAATCCGGTAATGTACAAATCAGTTTTGCATTAAATGGAATATCGGCATTAAATCTCATTGAGTCAATTGAAAATAAATATGAATACTGCATGCTTACCGATATTAATATGCCGGAAATGACCGGATTGGAGCTCTTGAAAAAAGTTAAAATGAAATATCCCAAATTAAAAGTAATTATGATTACTGCCTATGGTGATGAACAAAATTACAATCTTGCAAAAAATTTGGGAGCGGATGATTATTTTACAAAACCTTTGGAATTTAATGAATTAAAAACAAGATTAACACAACTTGAGGTAGCTTAA
- a CDS encoding response regulator, which translates to MGKIIFEKFFYNFQMHCFYYAIIFFLLINNNSNFSQNFNSSKIGQFFVKNFSPNEYNSGFQNWCILQDQKGFMYFGNDSGILEYDGTSWRLIKTSNNSIVRSMCMDSKGRIYVAASSDFGYLDADSIGQLQFVSLRKISSNIPNFGDVWDVAENSNGIYFKTQDQIFRFHNNNIKIIDSVFSYRLYKVGDDIFVRNNGIGLQKIIGNSVKFIPDGESFASIGVYDMIPFNDKILITTNTNGLFLYSGYNFTKFKTEADQFLFQNKIYNACKLFNENIAIATQRGGIIIIDKNGKFIQNINSKNGLKTDIVYDVFPDKQGSLWLAMTDGIARIEIDSPFKILPIEKTGKNYFSSIYRFKNKIYATNSFGLLYYDETSLTFKTFKGISSSGYNFFSFGNSLFVLTMDGISKVNDDNTIEKLFDLTASVGCKSIIDTNIFYVNHREGINILKYKNGRFQLLIKLPQVPFEIANIIEDENGSLWLTTYYQGAIQILCKDTYLFDAVDSTKINIDYYDNNKELPGNLASILLIDEKPFFATDKGLFNFDEETKSFNPDSILGAAFAKSTSLIKFCVEDNIHNFWILAKTEDGLEFGKAIKQNSDTYLWTPSPEFKRLDLSRIFTIYSDYNPIEEKEILWISYDEGLIQYSPENNRFQKHKFATFIRNVFVNHDSLVYSGTKNQKTSKNIFPFRNNDLVFQFTATSFDKPEQNEYQFILEGYEKNWSQWSNENIKEYTNLSSGDYTFRVKSKNIYGKIGTEDSYIFSILPPWYLTWWSYLIYAFIFLGILYLIRNYELKRIRKKHSLELELAAFEKLKELDQLKSYFFANISHEFRTPLTLVLGQIESVLSSNIETKEKGKLHVANRNARRLLDLINQLLDLSKIEAGSMKLEAKQHNIVSFLKSLFYSFESIAETHKISLKFKSDFENIPVFFDPDKMEKVFYNFISNSIKFTKSGGEVSVSLSLRGNSIVLIKIKDNGKGISKKHLPHIFDRFYQVEGSNTREFEGTGIGLALANELILLHNGKINVESEENYWTEFTIELPMGDLNLEKEQLVDFSPKFINQNDIENLNEKKVEIINTQLENISQNKNSEIILIVDDNSDVRSYIKEQIENEYKIFEASNGEEGIKKAEAEIPDLIITDVMMPKIDGYQFCKKIRSNDKTSHIPIIMLTAKAALDDKIEGLETGIDAYLTKPFSAKELIVRVKNLIYQRKQLRKKFSKSTILKPSEITEISVDQKFLENVIKFIESNFENENFTIEDITSKVNMSISQLNRKLNALIDQPAGQLIRSLRLQRAADLLKQNAGNVAEICYMVGFNDQAYFSRSFKKQFGFSPSEYKRITV; encoded by the coding sequence TTGGGGAAAATAATTTTCGAAAAGTTTTTTTATAATTTTCAAATGCATTGCTTCTACTACGCAATTATTTTTTTCCTATTAATTAATAACAACTCCAACTTTTCTCAAAATTTTAACTCAAGCAAAATTGGGCAGTTTTTTGTAAAAAATTTTAGTCCAAATGAATACAATTCTGGATTTCAAAACTGGTGTATTCTTCAAGATCAAAAAGGATTTATGTATTTTGGAAATGATTCGGGAATTCTTGAATATGACGGTACTTCTTGGAGATTAATAAAAACCAGCAACAATTCAATTGTCAGATCAATGTGTATGGATTCAAAAGGAAGAATTTATGTTGCTGCATCATCTGATTTTGGTTATTTAGATGCAGATTCAATTGGTCAACTTCAATTTGTTTCGCTTCGTAAAATTAGTTCAAACATTCCAAATTTTGGAGATGTTTGGGATGTTGCTGAAAATTCAAATGGAATTTATTTTAAGACCCAAGATCAAATTTTTCGTTTTCACAATAATAATATTAAAATTATTGATTCCGTTTTTTCATACAGATTATATAAAGTTGGAGATGATATATTTGTTAGAAATAATGGAATCGGATTACAAAAAATAATTGGTAACTCAGTTAAATTTATTCCGGATGGCGAAAGTTTTGCAAGTATTGGAGTCTATGATATGATTCCTTTTAATGATAAAATTTTAATTACTACAAACACAAACGGATTATTTCTTTATAGCGGATATAATTTTACAAAATTCAAAACCGAAGCCGATCAATTTTTATTTCAAAATAAAATTTATAATGCGTGTAAACTTTTTAATGAAAATATTGCAATTGCAACTCAAAGAGGCGGAATTATTATAATTGACAAAAATGGAAAATTTATTCAGAATATTAATTCTAAAAACGGACTTAAAACAGATATTGTGTATGATGTTTTTCCCGATAAACAAGGAAGTTTATGGCTGGCAATGACAGACGGAATTGCAAGAATTGAAATTGATTCACCATTTAAAATTCTTCCAATTGAAAAAACCGGTAAAAATTATTTTTCATCAATTTATAGATTTAAAAATAAAATTTATGCTACAAATTCATTCGGACTTCTCTATTATGACGAAACATCATTAACATTCAAAACATTTAAAGGAATTTCTTCAAGCGGTTATAATTTTTTTTCGTTTGGCAATTCACTTTTTGTTCTCACAATGGATGGAATTTCAAAAGTTAATGATGATAATACAATTGAGAAATTATTTGATTTAACTGCATCGGTTGGATGCAAATCAATTATCGATACGAATATTTTTTATGTAAACCATAGAGAAGGAATAAATATTTTAAAATATAAAAATGGCAGATTTCAACTTTTAATAAAACTACCTCAAGTTCCTTTTGAAATTGCAAATATTATTGAAGACGAAAATGGAAGTTTATGGCTAACAACTTATTACCAAGGTGCGATTCAAATTTTATGCAAAGATACTTATTTATTTGATGCTGTTGATTCAACTAAAATAAATATAGATTATTATGATAACAACAAGGAACTTCCGGGAAATTTAGCATCAATATTATTAATTGATGAAAAACCTTTTTTTGCAACAGATAAAGGATTATTCAATTTTGATGAAGAAACAAAAAGTTTTAATCCGGATTCAATTTTGGGAGCAGCTTTTGCAAAATCAACGAGTTTAATAAAATTTTGTGTAGAAGATAATATTCATAACTTTTGGATTTTAGCTAAAACTGAAGATGGATTAGAATTCGGTAAAGCTATAAAACAAAACTCCGATACATATTTGTGGACACCGTCTCCGGAATTTAAAAGATTAGATTTAAGCAGAATTTTTACAATTTATTCGGATTACAATCCAATTGAAGAAAAAGAAATTTTATGGATAAGTTATGATGAAGGGTTGATTCAGTATTCTCCGGAAAATAATAGATTTCAAAAACATAAATTTGCAACATTTATAAGAAATGTATTTGTAAATCATGATTCATTAGTTTATTCCGGTACAAAAAATCAAAAAACTTCGAAAAATATTTTTCCTTTTAGAAATAATGATTTGGTTTTCCAATTTACCGCAACAAGTTTTGATAAACCTGAACAAAATGAATATCAATTTATACTTGAAGGATATGAAAAAAACTGGTCGCAGTGGAGTAATGAAAATATAAAGGAATATACAAATCTCTCAAGCGGAGATTATACTTTTCGTGTTAAATCCAAAAATATTTATGGAAAAATTGGAACCGAAGATTCATATATTTTTTCAATTCTTCCTCCTTGGTATTTAACTTGGTGGTCATATCTTATTTATGCATTTATATTTTTGGGAATATTATATCTTATTAGAAATTATGAATTAAAACGAATTCGCAAAAAACATTCTTTGGAACTCGAATTAGCAGCTTTTGAAAAATTAAAAGAACTCGATCAGCTAAAATCTTACTTTTTTGCAAATATTTCTCATGAATTTAGAACTCCGCTTACATTAGTTTTGGGACAAATAGAAAGTGTACTTTCTTCAAATATTGAAACCAAGGAAAAAGGAAAACTTCACGTTGCAAATAGAAATGCAAGAAGACTTCTTGATTTAATAAATCAGTTATTGGATTTATCTAAAATTGAAGCCGGAAGTATGAAACTTGAAGCTAAACAGCATAATATTGTTTCTTTTCTAAAAAGTTTGTTTTATTCATTTGAATCAATTGCAGAAACTCACAAAATTAGTTTAAAATTCAAATCTGATTTTGAAAACATTCCAGTATTTTTTGATCCGGATAAAATGGAAAAAGTTTTCTATAATTTTATTTCAAATTCAATAAAATTTACAAAATCCGGCGGCGAAGTTTCGGTCAGTTTAAGTTTAAGAGGAAATTCAATAGTTTTAATAAAAATTAAAGATAACGGAAAAGGAATTAGTAAAAAGCACTTACCTCATATTTTCGATCGATTTTATCAAGTTGAAGGTTCAAACACTCGCGAATTTGAAGGAACCGGAATTGGATTAGCTTTAGCAAATGAATTAATTCTACTTCATAATGGAAAAATTAATGTTGAAAGTGAAGAAAATTATTGGACGGAATTTACAATTGAACTTCCTATGGGCGATTTAAATTTGGAAAAAGAACAATTGGTCGATTTTTCTCCAAAATTTATAAATCAAAATGATATTGAAAATTTGAATGAGAAAAAAGTTGAAATAATTAATACACAGTTGGAAAATATTTCACAAAATAAAAATTCAGAAATTATTCTAATTGTTGATGATAATTCAGATGTAAGATCATATATAAAAGAGCAAATTGAAAATGAATATAAAATTTTTGAAGCATCAAATGGAGAAGAGGGAATTAAAAAAGCTGAAGCTGAAATTCCCGATTTAATAATTACAGATGTAATGATGCCCAAAATAGATGGTTATCAATTTTGTAAAAAAATTCGCAGCAATGATAAAACAAGCCATATTCCAATAATTATGTTAACTGCAAAAGCTGCTTTAGATGATAAAATAGAAGGTTTGGAAACCGGAATTGATGCTTATCTAACCAAACCATTTAGTGCTAAAGAATTGATTGTTAGAGTAAAAAATTTAATTTATCAGCGCAAACAATTAAGAAAGAAATTTAGTAAATCGACAATTCTAAAGCCTTCAGAAATTACAGAAATTTCTGTAGATCAAAAATTTTTGGAAAATGTAATAAAATTTATTGAATCTAATTTTGAAAATGAAAATTTTACAATTGAAGATATTACATCTAAAGTTAATATGAGTATTTCTCAATTAAATAGAAAATTAAACGCACTAATTGATCAACCGGCTGGACAATTAATAAGATCACTTCGTTTGCAGAGAGCTGCTGATTTGTTAAAACAGAATGCCGGAAATGTAGCGGAAATATGCTATATGGTCGGATTTAACGACCAAGCATATTTTTCCCGTTCATTCAAAAAACAATTTGGTTTTAGCCCATCAGAATATAAAAGAATTACAGTATGA